The Maridesulfovibrio hydrothermalis AM13 = DSM 14728 DNA window CGGTTCCGACCGCATAATCATCTTCCGATCCATGACCGGATAGAAAAATATATTTCATTCCCGGGCGGATATCTTCGAGCTTTGCTCTCAGTTCAAGACCACTCATACGCGGCATCTTTACATCAAGCACAGCAAGAACATATTCGTTCTCAGTGACCTTCTTCATGGCTTCCTTTCCCGAAGAAACCCAGTCAGCTTCAAATCCTCTAAAGTAAAGGCGTTCCGAGAGTGCTGAAACCAGCTCAGCCTCATCATCCACCAGCAAAATCTTCATTCCTCTACCTGTTTTCCTTCAATTTTGGTGAGATCGGCAGCACAAATTTAAACTTCGTACCTTCTCCAAGCTTACTTTCTACAGTCATACTTCCGCCAAGATCCTGAACTAAACCATAAGTAATGGATAATCCAAGCCCCGTACCGCCTGACTGTTTCTTTGTTGAATAAAACGGTTCAAAAATCTTTTTAAGGTCACTTGCAGGAATCCCGCATCCATTATCCTCCACAGTGAACAGAAGGGATTTTTCATCTGTACGCGATACAGTAACCCCTAAAGCACCACCGTCCTTCATGGCCTGAAATGCATTACTTATCAGATTAAGTAAAACCTGCTCAAGTTTACCCCGATCAGTAACAATCTCAAAGATCCCCTTCTCCACTTCAACATTTACATCAATGCTGCGATATTCAGCTTCCTTGTTTAGAAAACTAAGCACAGTATCAATAATCTCCTGTGGATAAACCGGCCTGAACTCCATATCACTCTGGCGTGAAAAACCAAGCAGCCTCTTCGTAATGCGCCCGCACCTTTCAACCGAATGAAGCACAGAGTCCACTAGACCGAGCAGCCTGTCGTCTGCATCATAAGCCTTGCTGAAAGTAAACAAATCTTTCAGCAGTCCTGCTTTTTCATTGATAATGGCAAGCGGATTATTAATCTCATGGGCAACGCCGGCCGCAAGACGCCCGATGGAGGCCATCCGGTTATGATGTTCCATCTGTTGCAACGTTTTAGAGCGGGTCCGGTCAGCAATATATATTTTTTCTACAAGGTAG harbors:
- a CDS encoding response regulator; translation: MKILLVDDEAELVSALSERLYFRGFEADWVSSGKEAMKKVTENEYVLAVLDVKMPRMSGLELRAKLEDIRPGMKYIFLSGHGSEDDYAVGTAKAECYLVKPVKIEELVEKINQALGS